The DNA sequence AGACAACTCACAGAAGACCAGTCCCTTAGAGTCCCTCAACAACTTACAACCCTTTATCTTGGTGGATGACTCCAACATGGTATGGTCAACTCTTATTTCTGCCCAGAGGCCAGGACAGTCAGGGAAAACAACCCCTGGTAGAGTGGATATCGTTCTAGACAATGCTGGCTTTGAGTTAGTCACTGACTTGGTCCTAGCAGATTTCCTGGTTTCCACTGGCCTAGCCCGTGAGATTCATTTTCACGGTAAATCCATCCCATGGTTTGTCTCTGATGTCACAGCAAACGATTTTCAGTGGACCATCCGGCAGACTATGGCAGCCAATCACAAGTGGATGTCGAAGAGTGGTGTGCAGTGGCAGAGCTACCTGAAGGAGGGTGTGTGGTCCTATCATGACCATCCTTTCTGGACGCAGCCACATGAGTTCTGTGACATGGCAGCTGATGCTCCTGACCTGTATGCGACCCTGCAGGGGGCAGACCTGGTGCTGTTTAAAGGTGATCTCAACTATAGGAAGCTGACAGGGGATAGGGAATGGGACCACACAGTTGGCTTTGATACTGCTCTGAGGGGTTTTGGACCCGCACCACTGTGCAGCCTCAGGACTCTGAAGGCCAACATTCAGGTCGGTCTGCAGCCAGGCCAGGCAATGAAGCTCAGCTCCCAAGATCCAGACTGGATGACCAGTGGCAAATTCGCTGTCGTTCAGT is a window from the Thunnus thynnus chromosome 18, fThuThy2.1, whole genome shotgun sequence genome containing:
- the armt1 gene encoding damage-control phosphatase ARMT1 isoform X1; amino-acid sequence: MLPQQRMMAADQTVRGVPPSLSAKVVGSFAYLTVKDRLPTILTKVIDTIHRNKNKFFEEYGEEGIEAEKQTISLLSKMRNELQTDKPVLALTDGLKDSDSWNQYLQRQQGLQGDQESVSWFKSPWLYVECYMYRRIQEAVWLNPPINDYDVFNEGKTQSFFESQQAVVALCTYLEDVNKNMEEISKNQLLEHFNKLLKVSLWGNKCDLSISAGQDNSQKTSPLESLNNLQPFILVDDSNMVWSTLISAQRPGQSGKTTPGRVDIVLDNAGFELVTDLVLADFLVSTGLAREIHFHGKSIPWFVSDVTANDFQWTIRQTMAANHKWMSKSGVQWQSYLKEGVWSYHDHPFWTQPHEFCDMAADAPDLYATLQGADLVLFKGDLNYRKLTGDREWDHTVGFDTALRGFGPAPLCSLRTLKANIQVGLQPGQAMKLSSQDPDWMTSGKFAVVQFHSPNSEQ
- the armt1 gene encoding damage-control phosphatase ARMT1 isoform X2 produces the protein MLPQQRSFAYLTVKDRLPTILTKVIDTIHRNKNKFFEEYGEEGIEAEKQTISLLSKMRNELQTDKPVLALTDGLKDSDSWNQYLQRQQGLQGDQESVSWFKSPWLYVECYMYRRIQEAVWLNPPINDYDVFNEGKTQSFFESQQAVVALCTYLEDVNKNMEEISKNQLLEHFNKLLKVSLWGNKCDLSISAGQDNSQKTSPLESLNNLQPFILVDDSNMVWSTLISAQRPGQSGKTTPGRVDIVLDNAGFELVTDLVLADFLVSTGLAREIHFHGKSIPWFVSDVTANDFQWTIRQTMAANHKWMSKSGVQWQSYLKEGVWSYHDHPFWTQPHEFCDMAADAPDLYATLQGADLVLFKGDLNYRKLTGDREWDHTVGFDTALRGFGPAPLCSLRTLKANIQVGLQPGQAMKLSSQDPDWMTSGKFAVVQFHSPNSEQ